The proteins below come from a single Onychomys torridus chromosome 18, mOncTor1.1, whole genome shotgun sequence genomic window:
- the LOC118569675 gene encoding graves disease carrier protein-like, which produces MICFSGVSFFTFGTLKSVGLTYAPTLLGRPSSDNPNVLVLRTHVNLLCGGVAGALAQTISYPFDVTRRRMQLGTVLPEFEKCLTMRETMKYVYGHHGIRKGLYRGLSLNYIRCIPSQAVAFTTYELMKQFFHLN; this is translated from the exons ATGATTTGCTTTTCAGGTGTTTCCTTTTTCACCTTTGGTACCTTGAAGAGCGTTGGGCTTACCTACGCTCCCACCCTGCTTGGCCGACCTTCCTCTGACAACCCCAATGTCTTGGTTTTGAGAACTCATGTGAACTTACTCTGTGGCGGTGTTGCCGGAGCACTAGCACAGACAATATC CTACCCATTTGATGTGACCCGTCGGAGAATGCAGTTGGGGACAGTCCTGCCAGAGTTTGAAAAGTGCCT TACCATGCGGGAGACCATGAAGTATGTCTATGGACACCATGGGATTCGGAAAGGACTGTACCGTGGCTTGTCTCTGAACTACATCCGCTGTATTCCCTCTCAGGCTGTGGCTTTCACAACCTATGAACTTATGAAGCAATTTTTTCACCTTAACTAA